TAAATACAAGAAGGCTCGGAAACAATGATGCGATAAATAATCTAACAAAGATATATAAAAGGTTTTATGAACTGGGTGGAAGAATGATAACTGTGGGGTCTGATTCACACTATGAGAACTCTATAGGCTTTAACTTTGATATGGCTAAAGTGATTGCTGAAAACTGCAAGCTTAAAATTGTCTATTTCAAGGAGAGAAAGCCTGAATTTGTGTAAAAAAGAAGTTAAGCAATGAATACTTTGATGATAAGGCAACTGGTTGTAAGCTAGTTGCCTTTTTAGTTCGCCCAGCATAGGATACAGCTTGATGGAGAAAGCCCGCTGCAGGGGTTGGCAACACCAAGTGCTAGCTTACGACAAGGATGTCCACCATGAGCGTAAAGCTGAAAGCAAAATTCTGTGCTGAGGACTACGAACCCCATATAAGTCTACTTATTTATGGTGAGTTTGATAAACAAAACAAAGTCCAATTCTATCTGAAGGATTAACGTAAAATAATTATTTTTCTTCTATTCGATTTATATAACAATCATAGCTAAATTGCAAGATAATTAATAAAGCGATAATTATTAAAACAAACTTTTATAATTTCAATGAGATTTCAACATAAAGTATCTTGTTTAGACATATATAGTATGATATAATTTCTCCGTATGTGTATTTTTGTGATTAATTTAACATTGATTTAGGCCTACCATAGGATATGAGTAGCGTAAAAAGGAAATAGGAGAGGATACAACAGTTTGAATTGCTGTGTCTCAGGAAACTCAAGAGACACAAGAGTTAAGAGGTCATAAATGCAGGGGAGAAAGTATTATGAGTAATAAAACAGACTTAGGTAACACTTTAAAGCTTGGTTATTTTAAAAGGTTAGGGACAAAGATAACATTTACATTCTTGATTCTATCCGTAATAATGATAACATCTTTATCCACATTGCTATATGGAATAAGCAGCAGTATCATATCTAAGAATATGGCAGAAAAAGCTGCCAGCATAGCTAAAGGTGCTTTGGAATATATTGATGTTAAAGAATTTCAACAGCTTAAAACTGTTGAGGATGAAAAGAAAGCCTCTTATATAAACATGAGAGAAAGTCTTTCGAAGGTAAGAAAAATAAGCGGTTCAAAGTATGTCTACACTATGAGAAAAACTGATGATGGAAAGTTCATGTATGTAGTTGATGGGTCGGATGAAGAAGGTCTGTCTCACATAGGTGATTTAGATAAGTCCAGTGTAGGCTATGATGTAGCTTATTCCGGCAAGGTTTTTACAGATACAAAGATGAGAAACGAAGGCCAGTGGGGAATTGTTATAAGTTCATATTATCCAATAAAGGATAATGATACGGTTATAGGTTTTATTGGTGTGGATTATGATGTTGAAAATATGTACAAGGGTCTTCAGAGACTTAAAACCTTAGCTGTATTTATAGCTTTTGGCGCAAGCTTTATTATTGCAATTTGCGGGCGAATGATGGCTTTATACATAACGAGACCAATTATTAAAATAGTTGGTATAGCTAACAAGGTATCAAATAATGATTTGCAAGTAGAGGCTCTTACGGTTAAAGACCATACTGAACTAGGAATTTTATCAGCGTCCTTTAACAAAATGATTGAGAACATCAAGAATGTGCTGTTAAGTATTCAAAACTCATCTGAGGAGTTGGCGGCAGCTTCACATATAATAGCTAGGTCAGCTGAAGAAACTGGTGCTTCTAGTGAAAGTATAGCAACAAATGTAGGAGAAATTGCTGCCGGCAGTTCTGACCAGGCAGAAGAGGCAACTAGAGGCTA
The genomic region above belongs to Clostridium swellfunianum and contains:
- a CDS encoding HAMP domain-containing protein, with product MSNKTDLGNTLKLGYFKRLGTKITFTFLILSVIMITSLSTLLYGISSSIISKNMAEKAASIAKGALEYIDVKEFQQLKTVEDEKKASYINMRESLSKVRKISGSKYVYTMRKTDDGKFMYVVDGSDEEGLSHIGDLDKSSVGYDVAYSGKVFTDTKMRNEGQWGIVISSYYPIKDNDTVIGFIGVDYDVENMYKGLQRLKTLAVFIAFGASFIIAICGRMMALYITRPIIKIVGIANKVSNNDLQVEALTVKDHTELGILSASFNKMIENIKNVLLSIQNSSEELAAASHIIARSAEETGASSESIATNVGEIAAGSSDQAEEATRGYELANDLSKKVHEISDRLHLANTNTTIMKEKMN